The Candidatus Koribacter versatilis Ellin345 genome has a segment encoding these proteins:
- a CDS encoding HigA family addiction module antitoxin, which yields MAGKKPWAIHPGELLREEFMRPLGLTSYRLAKELHVPLPRINDLVREHRAMTADTALRLEKYFGMPARFWMNVQVDYDIRTAAKKADVSKIKPRKAAA from the coding sequence ATGGCGGGGAAGAAACCGTGGGCGATTCATCCGGGCGAACTGCTCCGTGAGGAGTTCATGCGACCTCTAGGTCTCACCTCCTACCGCCTCGCTAAAGAACTGCACGTGCCTCTGCCTCGGATTAACGACCTTGTGCGGGAGCATCGTGCGATGACGGCGGATACTGCGCTGCGCCTGGAAAAGTACTTCGGGATGCCGGCGCGGTTCTGGATGAACGTTCAGGTCGACTACGACATCCGAACTGCTGCCAAGAAGGCGGACGTATCGAAGATCAAGCCGCGCAAAGCCGCCGCATAG
- a CDS encoding bifunctional homocysteine S-methyltransferase/methylenetetrahydrofolate reductase: protein MGKSFLERLGDGPILCDGAMGTLLYSKGIFINRCYDELNLSQPELIGGIHADYVANGAEILETNTFGANSFRLARHGCQEKLADINRAGVELVRKAIKNNQVYAAGAVGPLGIRIEPLGKTSRDEARDAFRDQIRVLVDSGVDLLILETFGYLGELHQAILAARDVDPKIPVVAQVTIDEDGNCLDGSSPEHYGARLTEWGADVIGCNCSVGPVAMLDALERLRAATPKPLSAQPNAGIPRSVEGRNIYLCSPEYMASYARKFVGVGVTLVGGCCGTTPDHIRSMKSALRVGEARTTSFKVKTEVEEHAVEPTPLGQRSRVGARIASGEFLTLVEIVPPKGVNAEKEVEGARYLMSVGVDAINIPDSPRASARMSNQALCLLTQQQVGIETVLHYTCRDRNVLGIQSDLLGASAIGIRNLICITGDPPKMGNYPDATAVFDVDAIGLVNIVSNLNRGLDIGGNTIGTATQFTIAVGANPGAANLDEEIRRFEYKVEAGAEYAVTQPVFDLALLEEFLKRIEHCRVPVVAGIWPLSSARNAEFMRDELNISIPDAIYNRMARTTNADAARAEGVAVAREMLQAVRPMVQGTQLSAPFGRYSAAADVLEVLGSSDSACA, encoded by the coding sequence ATGGGGAAGTCATTTCTAGAGCGCCTTGGGGATGGGCCCATCCTTTGCGATGGCGCCATGGGTACGCTGCTGTACTCCAAGGGCATTTTCATCAATCGCTGTTACGACGAGCTGAACCTCTCGCAGCCCGAACTGATCGGCGGGATCCACGCCGACTATGTCGCGAACGGCGCTGAAATCCTTGAAACCAACACCTTCGGCGCGAACTCGTTCCGGTTGGCTCGTCACGGCTGCCAGGAGAAACTCGCGGACATCAACCGCGCCGGCGTAGAACTGGTTCGCAAAGCAATCAAGAACAATCAGGTGTATGCGGCCGGCGCGGTTGGGCCGCTCGGCATTCGCATCGAGCCGCTCGGCAAGACCAGCCGTGACGAAGCACGCGATGCGTTCCGCGATCAGATTCGCGTACTTGTGGATTCAGGCGTCGACCTGCTGATCCTCGAGACCTTCGGATATCTTGGCGAACTGCACCAGGCGATCCTCGCGGCGCGCGATGTCGATCCCAAAATTCCGGTGGTTGCGCAGGTCACCATCGACGAAGACGGCAACTGCCTCGACGGCTCCAGTCCTGAACATTACGGCGCGCGCTTGACGGAGTGGGGCGCCGACGTCATCGGCTGCAACTGCAGCGTCGGCCCGGTCGCGATGCTCGACGCGCTTGAGCGCCTCCGCGCGGCAACACCGAAGCCGCTCTCCGCGCAACCAAACGCAGGAATTCCGCGCTCGGTCGAGGGCCGCAACATTTATCTCTGTTCGCCGGAATACATGGCGAGTTATGCGCGCAAGTTCGTCGGCGTGGGCGTGACGCTCGTCGGCGGCTGTTGCGGAACTACGCCGGACCACATCCGCTCCATGAAGTCGGCCCTGCGCGTGGGTGAGGCGCGGACCACTTCTTTTAAGGTGAAGACCGAGGTGGAAGAACACGCCGTTGAGCCAACGCCGCTCGGACAGCGTTCTCGTGTCGGCGCCCGCATTGCGAGTGGCGAATTCCTCACGCTGGTCGAAATTGTTCCGCCTAAGGGCGTGAACGCCGAGAAAGAAGTCGAAGGCGCTCGATACCTGATGTCCGTCGGGGTGGACGCGATCAACATCCCCGACAGCCCACGTGCTTCCGCGCGCATGAGCAACCAGGCTCTGTGCCTGCTGACGCAACAGCAGGTCGGCATTGAGACGGTGCTGCACTACACCTGTCGCGACAGGAACGTTCTGGGCATTCAGTCGGACTTGCTGGGCGCCAGCGCAATCGGGATCCGTAATTTGATCTGTATCACCGGCGATCCGCCGAAGATGGGCAACTATCCCGACGCTACCGCCGTGTTTGATGTGGATGCGATCGGCTTAGTGAACATCGTCAGCAACTTGAATCGCGGGCTGGATATCGGCGGCAACACCATCGGCACCGCGACGCAGTTCACGATTGCGGTCGGGGCGAATCCCGGTGCAGCAAACCTGGACGAGGAAATCCGCCGCTTCGAGTACAAAGTTGAAGCTGGAGCCGAGTACGCTGTCACCCAGCCGGTATTCGACCTGGCGCTGCTGGAGGAGTTCCTGAAGCGCATTGAGCACTGCCGCGTTCCGGTGGTTGCCGGGATTTGGCCGCTGAGCAGCGCCCGTAACGCCGAATTCATGAGGGACGAACTGAACATCTCCATTCCTGACGCGATTTACAACCGGATGGCCCGCACCACCAATGCGGACGCCGCCCGGGCAGAAGGTGTCGCGGTCGCCCGGGAAATGCTCCAGGCAGTCCGGCCAATGGTGCAAGGTACACAGCTGAGTGCCCCGTTTGGCCGGTATTCGGCGGCAGCGGACGTGCTGGAAGTTCTGGGAAGTTCCGACTCCGCCTGCGCGTAA
- a CDS encoding VOC family protein — protein MLSVRQGKQALEFYKEALAAQVVECLENDGSVVARLSIQGAEFWIADESPDHKNFSPESLGGATTRMVLTVSDPDAFFDRAVAAGGKAIEPVKDQEYGWRLGRVMDPYGHHWEIGRPLT, from the coding sequence ATGCTCTCGGTACGCCAAGGCAAACAGGCTCTGGAGTTCTACAAGGAAGCGTTGGCCGCGCAGGTCGTCGAGTGCCTGGAGAACGATGGCTCGGTGGTCGCGAGGCTATCGATTCAAGGCGCAGAGTTCTGGATCGCGGATGAATCTCCGGACCATAAGAACTTCAGCCCCGAATCGCTCGGCGGCGCAACCACGCGGATGGTCCTCACCGTGAGCGACCCTGATGCGTTCTTTGATCGCGCGGTAGCGGCCGGCGGCAAAGCGATCGAACCGGTGAAAGACCAGGAATATGGCTGGCGATTGGGCCGCGTGATGGACCCCTACGGGCATCACTGGGAAATTGGTCGGCCGTTGACCTAG
- a CDS encoding phage tail tube protein produces the protein MPYEAQQLLAVREMVLSANKQTTYGTALGDGALLHRPSFDPGMFVQITKTPRTNATKAGKGHRFPTERQIIELASAFSGSIELTDYLAAFFLGLVMGHVVDTGAGPYTHAFTFENATAIAPVTTVYFEDTADVHYKLPDVSVIDLTISGGPTGPLMAQFSMAGSGRLIAGSMGALPAAATPTYLLGSDTDILVGATGAAASIKERVKSWSIKIASGIVIHRAPGGQMYATFNKFTGTPSATLDLVVGATAADDVFNIFLADTLREVQINTNSGASAQLNMKFPNAAYTAAQLSSNNDEGDWHITSDEQAVLKVGAAEPFQATVINATQHYLVAA, from the coding sequence ATGCCCTACGAGGCACAACAACTTTTAGCAGTACGCGAGATGGTCCTCTCGGCCAACAAGCAAACGACGTATGGCACCGCGCTCGGCGATGGAGCGCTCCTTCACCGGCCGAGCTTCGACCCAGGCATGTTCGTGCAGATTACGAAGACACCGCGCACGAATGCGACGAAGGCCGGCAAAGGGCATCGCTTCCCAACAGAACGGCAGATCATCGAACTGGCGTCGGCATTCAGCGGCTCGATCGAGCTGACTGATTACCTCGCCGCATTCTTTCTCGGCTTGGTGATGGGCCATGTGGTGGATACGGGCGCAGGCCCTTACACCCACGCCTTCACCTTCGAGAACGCGACCGCGATCGCGCCGGTTACGACGGTGTACTTCGAAGACACCGCAGACGTGCACTACAAGCTGCCGGACGTGAGCGTGATCGATCTGACGATCAGCGGTGGCCCCACCGGCCCTCTGATGGCTCAGTTCTCGATGGCCGGCAGCGGGCGCTTGATAGCAGGCAGCATGGGAGCGTTGCCGGCGGCGGCGACGCCGACGTACCTGCTCGGTTCTGATACCGACATTCTTGTTGGCGCGACGGGTGCCGCGGCCTCGATCAAAGAGCGCGTGAAGAGCTGGTCGATCAAGATCGCGAGCGGCATTGTGATCCATCGTGCGCCTGGCGGACAGATGTACGCCACCTTCAACAAGTTCACGGGCACACCGAGCGCGACGCTGGACCTAGTGGTGGGCGCGACGGCGGCGGACGATGTGTTCAACATCTTTTTGGCGGACACGCTCCGTGAAGTGCAGATCAACACGAATAGCGGCGCATCGGCACAGCTGAACATGAAGTTCCCGAACGCCGCGTACACAGCCGCTCAGCTTTCGAGCAACAACGACGAAGGCGATTGGCACATTACGAGCGACGAGCAGGCGGTGCTGAAAGTTGGCGCAGCCGAACCGTTCCAGGCGACGGTGATCAACGCGACGCAGCACTATCTGGTCGCTGCCTAA
- a CDS encoding YciI family protein: protein MHVKFLCLGYYDPAKHAALTESERTAMYDECFAYDDHLRANRQFGPGEALQLPETARTLRRKNGKTLVTDGPYAETKEQIGGIGVLEARAMDHAIELISQHPALKYGTVWELRPIFDMSEIIQASEQRRQKTDAR, encoded by the coding sequence ATGCACGTGAAATTCCTCTGCCTCGGATACTACGATCCTGCAAAACACGCCGCCCTGACCGAGAGTGAACGAACCGCTATGTACGATGAATGCTTTGCCTACGACGACCATCTGCGCGCCAATCGGCAATTTGGTCCGGGCGAAGCTCTTCAACTTCCTGAAACCGCACGGACCTTGCGACGGAAGAACGGAAAGACTCTCGTGACCGACGGTCCCTATGCGGAAACCAAGGAACAGATCGGCGGCATCGGCGTGCTTGAGGCGCGGGCCATGGATCACGCAATTGAGCTCATATCGCAGCACCCGGCCCTGAAGTATGGGACAGTGTGGGAGCTACGCCCAATCTTCGACATGAGCGAAATCATTCAGGCGAGCGAACAGCGACGGCAAAAAACCGACGCGCGATGA
- the bshB1 gene encoding bacillithiol biosynthesis deacetylase BshB1 translates to MTDLDILALAAHRDDVEQTCGGTLLKAAQAGQRCGILDLTRGEMGTRGDADTRGREADAAAKILKAQWRQALDLPDGRVENTFKNKLKVARVLREVRPRVLILPYWQGRHPDHYTASTLGYEATFLAGLTKLGSTPATAAIEDAEQFLALKPHRPYKIVYASLYYDVRPSFVVDISAQFDAKVQSLLAYESQYSDQSAGTGLFPAHAEVRQRLETMARFYGLLAGVDYAEPFVQKEVGLVEDLTLIPVKSM, encoded by the coding sequence ATGACTGACCTCGACATTCTCGCGCTAGCCGCGCACCGTGATGACGTAGAGCAGACCTGCGGCGGCACCTTGCTCAAAGCCGCTCAAGCAGGTCAGCGCTGCGGCATCCTCGACCTGACCCGGGGCGAGATGGGCACTCGCGGCGATGCTGACACGCGCGGTCGCGAGGCAGACGCTGCTGCGAAGATTCTCAAAGCGCAGTGGCGCCAGGCTCTCGATCTTCCTGATGGCCGTGTCGAGAATACCTTCAAGAACAAGTTGAAGGTTGCGCGGGTTCTGCGCGAAGTGCGACCGAGGGTGCTGATTCTTCCCTACTGGCAGGGGCGGCATCCCGATCACTACACTGCCTCGACGCTCGGCTACGAAGCGACCTTCCTCGCCGGTCTGACCAAGCTTGGTTCCACTCCCGCCACTGCCGCCATCGAAGACGCCGAACAGTTTCTCGCGTTGAAGCCGCATCGGCCGTACAAGATCGTGTACGCCAGCCTTTATTACGACGTGCGTCCCTCGTTCGTGGTGGACATCTCCGCCCAGTTCGACGCCAAGGTGCAATCGCTGCTCGCGTACGAGTCGCAATACTCCGATCAGTCGGCGGGAACCGGGCTCTTCCCGGCACATGCGGAAGTCCGCCAACGCCTCGAGACCATGGCGCGCTTCTACGGATTGCTTGCGGGCGTGGACTACGCCGAACCCTTCGTGCAGAAGGAAGTCGGTCTCGTGGAAGACCTGACCTTAATTCCGGTTAAGTCAATGTAA
- a CDS encoding ankyrin repeat domain-containing protein, translated as MTTDLIAAAKRSDMIALREALAKHPQIDAVDVQGWTALFHAAGRGDVAALRLLIDSGANVNHGIETGFTALFAAVLGQHKAVAQLLLESGAKVARMPGGGELRAHAEDQELKALLGSASS; from the coding sequence ATGACGACGGACCTTATCGCAGCGGCGAAGAGAAGCGATATGATCGCGCTTCGCGAAGCGTTGGCAAAGCATCCGCAAATCGATGCGGTTGACGTGCAAGGCTGGACTGCGCTCTTTCATGCGGCTGGACGCGGTGATGTTGCAGCACTGCGGTTGCTAATTGACTCGGGTGCGAACGTAAATCATGGCATCGAGACCGGTTTTACGGCGCTCTTTGCCGCGGTACTCGGACAACACAAAGCTGTAGCCCAGCTTTTGCTGGAATCCGGAGCGAAGGTTGCACGGATGCCAGGAGGAGGCGAATTGCGAGCCCATGCAGAAGATCAAGAACTAAAAGCTCTGCTTGGATCGGCTTCGTCTTGA
- a CDS encoding ATP-dependent DNA ligase: MPRRSAVKKSPKLSDGAVSAEDLKQQFQKLKLPIQPPFPPMEAKLVDAIPEGALWQYEPKWDGFRCVAFRDGDTVELQSKAGQPLGRYFPEIVEALLKLKPTEFVLDGEIVILRNGHLSFDDLLMRIHPAASRIKKLSVETPATYLVFDLLVDDKAHSLVEETQAARRERLELFFKTFKGNASVRLSPMTRDHAEAEKWMKKLAVIGFDGVVAKALDQPYQSGERAMRKIKRIRTADCVVGGFRYASKGGEVGSLLLGVYNDEGQLDHIGFSSSFAREERKQLKKILKPYMNGEGFTGKAPGGPSRWSTERTGEWERLDPKLVCEVSYDHFSGGRFRHGTKFLRWRPEKEPKSCTYEQITPAKQRGSMDQFLAA, encoded by the coding sequence ATGCCGCGTCGCTCCGCAGTTAAGAAGTCACCGAAGCTCTCCGACGGCGCCGTTTCCGCCGAAGACTTAAAGCAACAGTTTCAAAAGTTAAAGCTCCCCATCCAGCCGCCTTTCCCGCCGATGGAAGCCAAGCTGGTGGACGCCATTCCCGAAGGCGCGCTCTGGCAATACGAGCCCAAGTGGGATGGCTTCCGCTGCGTGGCGTTCCGCGATGGCGACACCGTCGAGTTGCAATCCAAAGCCGGGCAGCCGCTCGGCCGTTACTTCCCGGAAATCGTGGAAGCGTTGCTGAAGCTCAAGCCGACAGAGTTCGTGCTCGATGGGGAGATCGTGATCCTGCGCAACGGCCACCTCTCGTTCGACGATCTGCTCATGCGCATTCATCCCGCGGCAAGCCGGATCAAGAAGCTTTCGGTGGAGACCCCAGCGACCTATCTCGTGTTCGATCTTCTCGTGGATGACAAAGCGCATTCGCTCGTCGAAGAAACGCAGGCCGCCCGCCGCGAACGCCTCGAGCTGTTCTTCAAGACGTTCAAGGGAAACGCGAGCGTCCGCCTCTCTCCCATGACCCGCGATCACGCCGAAGCTGAGAAGTGGATGAAGAAACTGGCTGTCATTGGATTCGATGGCGTGGTGGCGAAAGCGCTCGACCAACCGTATCAATCGGGCGAGCGCGCCATGCGCAAGATCAAACGCATTCGCACCGCTGATTGCGTCGTCGGCGGATTCCGCTACGCGTCGAAAGGCGGCGAGGTCGGCTCGCTCCTGCTCGGCGTCTACAACGACGAAGGCCAACTCGACCACATCGGCTTCAGCTCCAGCTTTGCAAGGGAAGAGCGCAAACAGTTAAAGAAGATCTTGAAGCCCTACATGAACGGCGAAGGCTTTACCGGCAAAGCTCCGGGCGGCCCGAGCCGATGGAGCACAGAGCGTACCGGCGAGTGGGAGCGGCTCGATCCCAAACTCGTCTGCGAGGTCAGCTACGACCACTTCTCCGGCGGACGCTTTCGCCACGGCACCAAGTTCCTGCGCTGGCGTCCGGAGAAAGAACCGAAGAGCTGCACCTATGAGCAGATCACGCCAGCAAAACAACGCGGCTCAATGGACCAATTCCTCGCGGCCTAG
- a CDS encoding type II toxin-antitoxin system RelE/ParE family toxin, translating to MTVVTHRVTICRVIVSFKDPDARLLYETGKSRRIPATLRKAAMRKLVTLNNVDELDHLEIPPGNRLEPMKGDRTGQHSIRINDQFRVCFIWRDGNAYEVEIVDYH from the coding sequence TTGACGGTAGTAACGCATCGCGTTACTATTTGCCGAGTGATCGTCAGCTTCAAGGACCCCGATGCAAGACTCCTCTACGAAACGGGGAAAAGCAGACGTATTCCAGCAACGCTTCGGAAAGCCGCGATGCGTAAGTTGGTCACACTGAATAACGTTGACGAGTTGGATCATCTCGAGATTCCGCCGGGGAATCGTCTTGAACCAATGAAGGGCGATCGGACCGGGCAACACAGTATTCGGATCAATGATCAATTTCGAGTGTGTTTCATTTGGCGAGACGGAAACGCTTACGAAGTTGAGATCGTTGACTATCACTAG
- a CDS encoding O-methyltransferase, producing the protein MKSFMDEKVDAYLYEILPPRTPVLEEMERQAKQRDIPIVGPAVGRVLYQYAKLIDAKTVFEMGSAIGYSTIWWAMAVGEGGRVYYTDGDEKNAREAEGYFRQAGVLDRIEIHVGDALEALAKRSEQFDILFNDVDKHDYPRVFDMAAAHVRKGGLFLTDNVLWSGRVTESNSQDKYTRGIQEFNQKMKASKDWFATITPLRDGVAVATRL; encoded by the coding sequence ATGAAGTCATTCATGGATGAAAAAGTTGACGCCTATCTGTACGAAATACTTCCGCCGCGCACGCCTGTGTTGGAAGAAATGGAGCGCCAGGCGAAGCAGCGGGACATCCCTATCGTAGGTCCCGCTGTGGGTCGCGTGCTCTACCAATACGCGAAGTTGATCGATGCGAAAACCGTCTTCGAGATGGGCTCGGCGATTGGCTATTCCACCATCTGGTGGGCGATGGCCGTCGGCGAGGGCGGACGCGTGTATTACACCGATGGTGACGAGAAAAATGCGCGTGAAGCGGAAGGATACTTCCGCCAGGCCGGCGTGTTAGATCGCATCGAGATACACGTTGGAGATGCGCTGGAGGCGTTAGCCAAACGCAGCGAGCAATTCGACATTCTCTTCAACGACGTGGACAAGCACGACTATCCGCGAGTCTTCGACATGGCTGCGGCGCACGTTCGCAAGGGCGGATTGTTCCTTACCGATAACGTGCTTTGGAGCGGACGCGTGACCGAGTCCAATTCGCAGGACAAGTACACGCGCGGAATCCAGGAGTTCAACCAGAAGATGAAGGCTTCGAAAGATTGGTTCGCGACGATCACGCCGTTACGCGATGGCGTGGCCGTAGCGACGCGCCTCTAG
- a CDS encoding Gfo/Idh/MocA family protein: MKTLNLAMIGQGFMGRAHSNAFHQVNHFFDTAFNLNLNVVCGRDENKLREVASRWGWSETETDWRKLIDRPDIDVIDIGAPNHLHAEIAIAAAEAGKIVWCEKPLAMDVAEAERMVKAVAGKPNLVWFNYRRVPAIAFARQLIGDGRIGEVYHYRATYLNSSGLNATRGNTWRYKKETAGSGAAGDLLSHLIDLALWLNGPISEVCGLLKTFVPGREVDDAAITMARFANGSVGTLEATRYGTGNRNRNMFEIHGSKGALVFNLEDMNRLQFYDVNDAPENGMRTILATGPGHPYVNDFWPPGHLIGYEHSFIATLADFLKALHEGTEFHANFEDGLKVQKLVAAVEESAEKKKWTTLA, encoded by the coding sequence ATGAAAACTCTCAACCTCGCCATGATCGGCCAGGGCTTTATGGGCCGGGCGCACTCCAACGCCTTTCACCAGGTCAACCACTTCTTCGATACCGCCTTCAACCTCAACTTGAACGTCGTCTGCGGACGCGATGAAAACAAGCTTCGCGAGGTGGCTTCGCGCTGGGGCTGGTCCGAGACCGAAACCGATTGGCGCAAACTCATTGATCGGCCAGATATCGACGTGATCGACATTGGAGCGCCGAACCATCTCCATGCGGAGATCGCCATCGCGGCGGCCGAGGCAGGCAAGATTGTTTGGTGCGAGAAGCCGCTGGCTATGGACGTCGCCGAAGCCGAGCGCATGGTGAAAGCCGTGGCGGGAAAACCGAATCTCGTCTGGTTCAACTACCGTCGCGTGCCTGCGATCGCGTTCGCCCGGCAGCTTATTGGCGACGGACGCATTGGCGAGGTTTACCACTACCGCGCTACCTACCTGAACAGCAGCGGACTCAACGCAACGCGCGGCAACACCTGGCGCTACAAGAAAGAAACTGCCGGTTCCGGCGCCGCCGGCGATTTGCTCTCGCACCTGATCGATCTCGCGCTCTGGCTCAATGGGCCGATCAGCGAAGTCTGCGGGTTGCTCAAGACGTTTGTTCCCGGCCGCGAGGTGGACGACGCTGCCATCACCATGGCGCGCTTCGCCAACGGCAGCGTCGGGACGCTCGAAGCCACGCGCTACGGCACCGGCAATCGCAACCGCAACATGTTCGAGATCCACGGCTCAAAGGGCGCGCTCGTTTTCAACCTCGAAGATATGAACCGCCTCCAGTTCTACGACGTCAACGACGCGCCGGAGAATGGCATGCGGACGATCCTCGCTACCGGCCCAGGGCATCCGTACGTGAACGACTTCTGGCCTCCGGGACACCTCATCGGGTACGAACACAGCTTCATCGCAACGCTTGCCGACTTCCTTAAAGCGCTGCATGAAGGAACGGAGTTTCACGCGAACTTCGAAGACGGGCTGAAAGTGCAGAAGCTGGTGGCGGCGGTGGAGGAATCGGCGGAGAAGAAGAAATGGACGACACTGGCTTAA
- a CDS encoding exodeoxyribonuclease VII small subunit, which translates to MPKFEECLQRLEEVVNQLERGEVPLEQALKLFEEGVQLSNSCRKELEEAEGKVEILLKQNGKLQAEPFEISADAKH; encoded by the coding sequence TTGCCGAAGTTTGAAGAATGCCTGCAACGGCTCGAAGAAGTCGTCAACCAGTTGGAGCGCGGCGAAGTTCCGTTGGAACAAGCGCTCAAGCTGTTTGAAGAAGGCGTACAGCTCTCGAACTCGTGTCGTAAAGAGCTCGAAGAAGCAGAAGGCAAGGTAGAGATCCTTCTCAAGCAGAACGGCAAGCTACAAGCCGAGCCGTTCGAGATTTCGGCCGACGCGAAGCACTAG
- a CDS encoding metal-dependent hydrolase — MDLQGLKITWLGHATFRVVTPKGTHILIDPWVMGNPACPETEKQVKKVDVMLITHGHFDHIGDAVEIAKKHSPKVVCIPEMGAWLQKKGVKNVAEMNKGGTQHVGDIAVTMVHAVHSCGITDGDQVVYGGEACGYVLKFDNDVTLYHAGDTMAFSDMKIIHELWRPQIAMLPIGDHYTMDPRQAAYAAELLQPKAIIPMHFGTFPVLTGKPSELEKFVEVCDVHEMKPGETWS, encoded by the coding sequence ATGGACCTGCAAGGGCTGAAGATCACGTGGCTCGGGCACGCAACATTTCGCGTCGTAACGCCGAAGGGAACCCACATTCTGATCGATCCCTGGGTCATGGGCAATCCCGCCTGCCCTGAGACCGAGAAGCAAGTGAAAAAGGTGGACGTGATGCTGATCACGCATGGCCACTTCGACCACATTGGCGACGCCGTCGAGATCGCGAAAAAGCATTCGCCCAAAGTCGTGTGCATCCCAGAGATGGGCGCGTGGTTACAGAAGAAGGGCGTGAAGAACGTCGCCGAGATGAATAAGGGCGGTACGCAGCATGTGGGCGACATCGCCGTCACGATGGTCCACGCGGTGCACTCCTGCGGCATTACCGATGGCGATCAGGTTGTGTACGGCGGCGAGGCCTGCGGCTACGTGTTGAAGTTCGACAACGACGTGACCCTCTACCACGCGGGCGACACCATGGCGTTCAGCGACATGAAGATCATCCATGAGCTGTGGCGTCCGCAAATTGCGATGCTGCCGATTGGAGACCACTACACCATGGATCCACGGCAGGCTGCCTACGCGGCAGAACTGCTCCAGCCAAAGGCGATCATCCCGATGCACTTTGGCACCTTCCCGGTGCTCACCGGCAAGCCTTCTGAGCTTGAGAAGTTTGTCGAAGTCTGCGATGTACACGAAATGAAGCCAGGAGAAACGTGGTCCTAA
- a CDS encoding rhodanese-like domain-containing protein, translating into MTLPEFWQIVEAAKREIKEITVSDLKHMQQSGEKFALVDVREREEHAKGMIPGAVAIPRGVVERDIEQATTNKQQPLVIYCAGGARSALAALNLKQMGFENVMSLAGGYTAWDKEK; encoded by the coding sequence ATGACTCTTCCTGAGTTCTGGCAAATTGTGGAAGCAGCGAAACGCGAGATCAAAGAAATTACAGTTTCTGATCTGAAGCACATGCAGCAGTCCGGCGAAAAATTCGCTCTCGTGGACGTGCGGGAGCGCGAGGAACACGCAAAGGGAATGATTCCTGGCGCAGTGGCAATCCCGCGCGGTGTTGTCGAGCGCGACATCGAGCAGGCCACGACCAACAAGCAGCAGCCATTGGTCATCTACTGTGCAGGGGGCGCTCGTTCTGCGCTGGCCGCGCTCAACCTCAAACAAATGGGTTTCGAAAACGTGATGTCGCTCGCCGGCGGCTACACCGCGTGGGACAAAGAGAAATAG
- a CDS encoding polyprenyl synthetase family protein, protein MLKETLEQGRILADAALERLLPPGTQRPPSIHQAMRHSVFAGGKRLRPILVMEAARMITGSLPDGVDELGAALEMLHTYSLIHDDLPALDNDDLRRGRPTCHVAFGEATAILAGDALQTYAYEVMARLRTTAEARVQIIEEVAHATGTIDGMIGGQVLDLEAEHTHADAATVEYIHRSKTGALITASVVAGGLYAGADKAQVQRIREFGKSAGLAFQIVDDVLDVTQTSEQLGKTAGKDTKSEKSTWPSLYGVDKSLEMADELVYTANKRLDSFGERATTLKELAKFLVERKK, encoded by the coding sequence ATGCTGAAAGAAACTCTCGAACAGGGGCGCATTCTCGCCGACGCAGCTCTCGAGCGGCTTTTGCCGCCGGGAACGCAGCGGCCGCCGAGCATTCACCAGGCGATGCGCCATAGCGTTTTTGCCGGGGGCAAGCGGCTGCGGCCCATCCTGGTGATGGAAGCAGCGCGCATGATTACCGGCTCGCTGCCCGATGGCGTGGACGAACTCGGCGCCGCTCTCGAGATGCTCCACACCTACTCGCTCATTCACGACGACCTGCCCGCGCTCGACAACGACGACCTGCGCCGCGGCCGCCCGACCTGCCACGTGGCGTTCGGCGAAGCCACCGCGATCCTCGCCGGCGACGCGCTCCAGACTTACGCCTACGAAGTGATGGCACGCCTGCGCACGACGGCAGAAGCCAGGGTCCAGATCATCGAAGAAGTCGCGCACGCCACCGGCACCATCGACGGCATGATCGGCGGCCAGGTCCTCGACCTCGAAGCCGAGCACACCCACGCCGATGCTGCCACGGTGGAATACATCCACCGCTCGAAGACCGGTGCGCTGATTACTGCAAGCGTGGTCGCGGGCGGACTTTATGCCGGCGCTGACAAAGCCCAAGTCCAGCGCATCCGCGAGTTTGGGAAGTCGGCGGGGTTGGCGTTCCAGATCGTGGATGATGTGCTCGACGTAACGCAGACCTCAGAGCAGTTGGGCAAAACCGCCGGCAAAGATACGAAGTCGGAGAAATCCACTTGGCCGTCGTTGTATGGCGTCGACAAGTCGCTGGAGATGGCCGACGAGCTGGTGTACACAGCGAACAAACGCCTTGATAGCTTCGGCGAGCGCGCGACGACGTTAAAGGAATTGGCGAAGTTTCTGGTGGAACGAAAGAAGTAA